In Citrus sinensis cultivar Valencia sweet orange chromosome 4, DVS_A1.0, whole genome shotgun sequence, one DNA window encodes the following:
- the LOC102627861 gene encoding threonine--tRNA ligase, mitochondrial 1, translating into MLQCAKVLATLTFNCRRISSQLFRCQNTKPSSATNLRRICAMPSPNQVKDEEYLNKVIPKRISLFQSLQSEQQARLQSLPHDPIKITLPDGSVKEGKRWETSPMDIAQGISKSLAANALISMVNGVLWDMTRPLEADCDLKLFTFDSDEGRDTFWHSSAHILGQAIEQQYGCKLCIGPCTTRGEGFYYDAFYGDLGLNPDHFKSIDSEADKAAKEKQPFERIEVTRDQALEMFSDNNFKVEIINDLPADKTITVYRCGPLVDLCRGPHIPNTSFVKGFGCLKASSAYWRGNKDRESLQRVYGISYPDKKRLKEYIELLKEAEKYDHRELGKKQELFFNHPLSPGSWFFLPLGTRIYNKLMEFIKKQYWDRGYQEVISPNMYNMKLWETSGHAANYKENMFLIDIEKQEFGLKPMNCPGHCLMFDHKVRSYRELPLRLADFGVLHRNEASGALTGLTRVRRFQQDDAHIFCRESQIKDEVRGVLEFIDYAYRIFGFTYELKLSTRPEKYLGDLATWEKAEAALTEALNEFGKPWQINEGDGAFYGPKIDISVSDALKRKFQCATLQLDFQLPDRFNLGYSAEDEAKTERPVMIHRAILGSVERMFAILLEHYKGKWPFWLSPRQAIVCPVSEKSQPYALQVRDHIYRAGYYVDVDTTDRKIQKKVREAQLAQYNFILVVGEEEAKSGQVSVRVRDQGDHSNMSIEDLLKHFKEKLEAFQ; encoded by the exons ATGCTGCAATGTGCTAAAGTCTTGGCAACGCTTACATTCAACTGCCGCCGTATTTCCTCTCAACTCTTTCGCTGTCAAAACACTAAACCCTCCTCCGCCACCAATCTCCGCCGCATCTGCGCGATGCCGTCTCCAAATCAAGTCAAAGACGAAGAGTATCTCAACAAAGTCATTCCCAAACGTATCAGTCTCTTCCAGTCTCTTCAGTCCGAACAACAAGCCCGCCTCCAGTCTCTCCCCCATGATCCCATCAa gattaCTCTGCCCGATGGGTCTGTGAAAGAAGGCAAGAGATGGGAGACTTCGCCCATGGATATTGCTCAGGGAATTTCGAAGAGTTTGGCGGCCAATGCTTTGATTTCCATGGTGAATGGTGTTTTGTGGGACATGACTAGGCCCTTAGAGGCCGATTGTGACCTCAAGTTATTCACTTTTGATTCTGACGAAGGCCGTGATACTTTCTGGCACTCTAGTGCCCACATTCTAGGACAG GCAATTGAGCAGCAGTATGGTTGTAAGTTGTGTATTGGGCCATGCACAACAAGAGGAGAG GGTTTCTATTATGATGCATTTTATGGGGACTTGGGCTTGAATCCAGATCACTTCAAGTCAATTGATTCAGAAGCAGATAAAGCTGCCAAG GAAAAGCAGCCTTTTGAGCGCATTGAAGTTACAAGAGATCAGGCTCTTGAGATGTTTTCCGACAACAATTTTAAG GTTGAAATAATCAATGATCTGCCTGCTGACAAAACTATCACAGTGTACAGATGTGGTCCCTTGGTTGATTTGTGTCGTGGACCTCATATACCAAATACATCATTTGTGAAAGGATTTGGGTGTTTGAAG GCTTCATCGGCTTATTGGAGGGGGAACAAGGATCGTGAGAGTTTACAGAGAGTTTATGGAATATCATACCCTGATAAAAAACGGTTGAAG GAATATATTGAACTGCTTAAGGAGGCAGAGAAATATGACCACAGAGAACTGGGAAAAAAACAAGAGCTTTTCTTTAATCACCCTCTTAG CCCAGGAAGCTGGTTCTTCCTTCCTCTTGGTACTCGAATTTACAACAAATTGATGGAGTTTATTAAAAAGCAATATTGGGACAGAGGTTATCAAGAG GTTATATCACCGAATATGTATAATATGAAACTCTGGGAAACATCTGGTCATGCTGCAAATTACAAGGagaatatgtttttaattgat ATTGAAAAACAAGAATTTGGTTTGAAACCAATGAATTGCCCAGGGCACTGCTTGATGTTTGACCATAAGGTTCGTTCATACAGAG AACTACCTCTGCGACTGGCTGATTTTGGGGTCTTGCATCGGAATGAAGCCAGTGGAGCACTCACTGGATTAACTCGTGTCAGGAGATTTCAGCAG GATGACGCTCATATTTTCTGCAGGGAGTCCCAG ATAAAAGACGAAGTAAGGGGTGTCCTAGAGTTCATTGATTATGCCTACAGAATATTCGGGTTCACATATGAGCTGAAGCTATCAACT AGGCCTGAAAAGTATCTTGGGGACTTGGCAACTTGGGAGAAAGCCGAAGCTGCTCTTACAGAAGCATTGAATGAGTTTGGGAAGCCATGGCAG ATAAATGAAGGGGATGGAGCATTTTATGGACCAAAGATTGATATCAGTGTATCTGATGCATTGAAGAGGAAATTCCAGTGTGCTACTTTGCAG CTTGACTTTCAGCTTCCTGATCGTTTCAACTTGGGTTACTCAGCGGAAGATGAAGCCAAGACAGAGAGACCTGTTATGATACACAGAGCGATATTGGGGTCTGTTGAACGTATGTTTGCTATACTGTTGGAACATTACAAGGGGAAGTGGCCTTTTTGGCTCAGTCCACGTCAAGCAATTGTTTGCCCTGTGTCAGAGAAATCCCAACCATATGCTTTACAG gTGCGGGATCATATTTATCGAGCCGGTTATTATGTTGATGTGGATACAACAGACAGAAAGATTCAGAAAAAG GTACGGGAAGCACAGTTGGCacagtataattttatattggtGGTTGGTGAAGAGGAAGCCAAAAGTGGACAG GTTAGTGTCCGGGTGAGAGATCAGGGTGACCATTCAAATATGAGCATCGAGGACCTACTAAAACACTTCAAGGAAAAACTTGAAGCATTTCAATAG